A region of Actinobacillus porcitonsillarum DNA encodes the following proteins:
- the mlaD gene encoding outer membrane lipid asymmetry maintenance protein MlaD — translation MRQSIKFEFWVGLFVLLGLIALAFLGLRVANVQGFSSEKTYTLYATFDNIGGLKVRAPIKVGGVVVGRVSDIQLDPQTYTPKVTLAVNEDFNKIPDTSSLSIKTAGLLGEQYIALNVGFMMEGETEYMKEGSTFADTNSAMVLEDLIGQFLYGDKKSSGTDAEKTEAEKPASP, via the coding sequence ATGCGTCAATCAATTAAATTTGAATTTTGGGTAGGCTTATTTGTATTATTAGGGCTCATTGCTCTTGCTTTTTTAGGCTTACGTGTAGCGAATGTGCAGGGGTTTAGTTCAGAGAAAACTTACACTCTTTACGCAACTTTCGATAATATCGGTGGACTAAAAGTGCGTGCGCCAATTAAAGTAGGCGGTGTCGTGGTTGGACGTGTATCTGATATCCAGTTAGATCCTCAAACTTATACGCCTAAAGTGACTTTAGCGGTAAATGAAGATTTTAATAAAATTCCGGATACGAGTTCACTTTCTATTAAAACGGCAGGTTTACTTGGCGAACAATATATTGCGTTAAATGTAGGCTTTATGATGGAAGGCGAAACGGAATATATGAAAGAAGGAAGTACTTTTGCAGATACTAATTCTGCGATGGTATTAGAAGATTTAATCGGTCAGTTCTTGTATGGAGATAAAAAATCTTCAGGAACGGATGCAGAAAAAACCGAAGCAGAAAAACCTGCTTCACCTTAA
- the rph gene encoding ribonuclease PH codes for MRPNNRELNQVRPVKITRHYTKYAEGSVLIEFGETKVLCNATVEETVPRFLKGQQQGWVTAEYGMLPRATHSRTQREAAKGKQGGRTMEIQRLIARSLRAIVDLKALGERTITIDCDVIQADGGTRTASITGACVALHDAINKLMADGVLKTNPLKGLVAAISVGIVNNNAVCDLEYVEDSNAETDMNVVMVDDGRLVEVQGTAEGEPFTHMELLQLLDLAHQGIEQLIEAQRKALAE; via the coding sequence ATGCGTCCGAATAATCGAGAACTTAATCAAGTCCGCCCCGTAAAAATTACCCGTCATTATACAAAATATGCGGAAGGCTCAGTGTTAATTGAGTTTGGCGAAACCAAAGTATTATGTAACGCCACTGTTGAAGAAACCGTACCCCGTTTTTTAAAAGGACAACAACAAGGTTGGGTAACGGCTGAATATGGCATGTTGCCACGTGCAACCCATTCACGTACCCAGCGTGAAGCAGCGAAAGGCAAGCAAGGGGGCAGAACAATGGAAATTCAACGTCTTATTGCCCGTTCATTGCGTGCCATTGTAGATCTCAAAGCATTAGGTGAACGTACGATTACCATTGATTGCGATGTTATTCAGGCAGATGGTGGCACTCGTACCGCATCAATTACTGGTGCTTGTGTGGCATTACACGATGCGATTAACAAATTGATGGCAGATGGCGTATTAAAAACCAATCCATTAAAAGGTTTAGTTGCGGCAATTTCCGTGGGAATTGTGAATAACAATGCGGTATGTGATTTAGAATATGTTGAAGATTCTAATGCTGAAACTGACATGAACGTAGTAATGGTTGATGATGGTCGTTTAGTCGAAGTACAAGGCACGGCAGAAGGCGAACCGTTTACGCATATGGAATTGCTCCAATTATTAGATCTTGCTCATCAAGGGATTGAACAATTGATTGAAGCGCAGCGCAAGGCATTAGCTGAATAG
- a CDS encoding BolA family protein, with translation MEPKQLEEILKAALTDATEIHAQGENSHYGVIVVSDSLAALSRVKQQQAVYAPLGDLFATNAIHALTIKVFSTEQWKKERLLNMAG, from the coding sequence ATGGAACCAAAACAACTTGAAGAGATACTTAAAGCAGCGCTTACCGATGCCACAGAAATTCATGCTCAAGGGGAAAATTCCCATTATGGCGTTATCGTGGTAAGTGATAGCTTGGCTGCACTTTCTCGAGTGAAGCAACAACAAGCTGTTTATGCGCCACTCGGCGATTTATTTGCTACCAATGCTATTCATGCGCTTACAATTAAAGTTTTTTCCACAGAACAATGGAAAAAAGAGCGTTTATTAAATATGGCAGGTTAA
- the mlaC gene encoding phospholipid-binding protein MlaC, producing MLKNIKKMMVAGVVALSTLFSTQAFAETSPYVLMQQTADKLFSDIKANQGKIKSNPEYLRTIVRNDLMPKVHVKYAGQLVLGKALSSASEAQREKFFDAFGQFIEQSYAQVLTQYQDQKIEIESEKPTDGKSIVSIRVNVLSNGSAAPIKLDFKWRKNSKTGEWQAYDMAAEGVSMVATKQNEWSGVLRQQGIDALTAQVAQSAKQPISLTKK from the coding sequence ATGTTAAAAAATATCAAAAAAATGATGGTTGCCGGTGTTGTTGCTTTATCAACGTTATTCTCAACACAAGCTTTTGCAGAAACGAGCCCATATGTGTTAATGCAACAAACTGCAGATAAACTCTTTAGTGATATTAAAGCAAACCAAGGTAAAATTAAATCAAATCCAGAATATTTACGTACAATCGTGCGTAACGATTTAATGCCAAAAGTACATGTTAAATATGCAGGACAGCTTGTTCTAGGTAAAGCGCTTTCTTCAGCATCAGAAGCACAACGTGAGAAATTCTTTGATGCATTCGGTCAATTTATTGAGCAATCTTATGCACAAGTATTAACCCAATACCAAGATCAAAAAATTGAGATTGAGAGCGAAAAACCAACAGATGGTAAATCTATCGTAAGTATTCGTGTAAATGTATTATCGAACGGCAGTGCAGCGCCTATTAAATTAGATTTTAAATGGCGTAAAAATAGCAAAACCGGTGAATGGCAAGCTTACGACATGGCAGCTGAAGGTGTAAGTATGGTTGCAACAAAACAAAATGAATGGAGCGGTGTATTACGCCAACAAGGTATTGATGCACTTACTGCACAAGTTGCACAATCAGCAAAACAACCAATCTCTTTAACTAAAAAATAA
- a CDS encoding GrxA family glutaredoxin, producing the protein MFVEIYGRMTCPYCVRAKQLAEKMKAELPDFDFKFIDMVAEGIEKQDLEPRVGKPVSTVPQIFFDDKHIGGFSDFAPFVKERFGIEA; encoded by the coding sequence ATGTTTGTAGAAATCTACGGTAGAATGACTTGTCCGTATTGTGTTCGCGCTAAACAATTAGCGGAAAAAATGAAAGCGGAATTACCTGATTTTGATTTTAAATTTATTGATATGGTTGCTGAAGGTATTGAGAAACAAGATCTTGAACCTCGTGTAGGAAAACCGGTCTCAACTGTTCCTCAAATTTTCTTTGATGATAAACATATCGGTGGCTTCTCTGATTTTGCCCCATTTGTTAAAGAAAGATTTGGTATTGAAGCATAA
- the murA gene encoding UDP-N-acetylglucosamine 1-carboxyvinyltransferase, translated as MEKFRVRGPVTLSGTVEISGAKNAALPILFAAILAEKPVTLTNVPVLKDVETTFKILRKLGVVVERDTNGAVQIDASKIDHYVAPYELVKTMRASIWALAPLVARFHEGQVSLPGGCTIGARPVDMHIAGLEKMGATIELDEGYVKATSNGRLKGARVYMDKVSVGATLSVMMAATLAEGTTVIENAAREPEIVDTAIFLNAMGAKISGAGTDMITVEGVERLGGCEHRVVADRIETGTFLIAAAVSGGKITCRGTKADTLDAVIEKLREAGMDVEVTEDTITLDSKGQRPKAVNIRTMPHPGFPTDMQAQFTLLNAVAEGTSRITETIFENRFMHIPELNRMGAKGEIEGNTAICHGVESLKPAEVMATDLRASISLVLAGCIANGETIVDRIYHIDRGYEHIEEKLRGLGATIERFSEASEEV; from the coding sequence ATGGAAAAATTCCGAGTACGCGGTCCTGTTACTTTAAGCGGTACCGTTGAAATTTCTGGTGCAAAAAATGCAGCATTACCTATTCTTTTCGCCGCTATCTTGGCAGAAAAGCCAGTTACATTAACCAATGTGCCTGTGTTAAAGGACGTGGAAACCACTTTCAAAATTTTACGTAAATTAGGTGTCGTTGTTGAGCGTGACACAAACGGTGCAGTACAGATTGATGCAAGTAAGATTGATCACTATGTTGCACCTTACGAATTAGTGAAAACAATGCGTGCTTCAATTTGGGCACTGGCGCCATTAGTGGCTCGTTTCCACGAAGGGCAAGTTTCTTTACCAGGCGGCTGTACTATCGGTGCGAGACCTGTGGATATGCATATCGCAGGTTTAGAAAAAATGGGCGCAACGATTGAGTTAGACGAAGGCTATGTAAAAGCGACTTCAAACGGCCGACTTAAAGGCGCTCGAGTTTATATGGATAAAGTGAGCGTAGGGGCGACATTATCTGTGATGATGGCGGCAACTTTAGCAGAAGGAACAACGGTAATTGAAAATGCTGCTCGTGAACCTGAAATTGTCGATACGGCTATTTTCTTAAATGCAATGGGGGCAAAAATCTCTGGTGCAGGTACTGATATGATTACGGTTGAAGGTGTAGAACGCTTAGGTGGTTGTGAACACCGTGTTGTAGCAGACCGTATTGAAACCGGTACATTCCTTATTGCTGCTGCAGTTTCTGGCGGTAAAATCACGTGTCGTGGTACGAAAGCAGATACATTAGATGCGGTGATTGAGAAATTACGTGAAGCAGGCATGGATGTTGAAGTGACTGAAGATACGATCACACTTGATTCAAAAGGTCAGCGTCCAAAAGCGGTAAATATCCGTACTATGCCTCACCCTGGCTTCCCAACAGATATGCAGGCACAATTTACTTTGTTAAATGCAGTGGCAGAAGGGACAAGTCGTATTACGGAAACGATTTTTGAAAACCGTTTTATGCATATTCCAGAACTCAACCGTATGGGCGCAAAAGGCGAAATCGAAGGTAACACCGCAATTTGCCATGGCGTTGAATCACTAAAACCTGCCGAGGTTATGGCAACTGACCTTCGTGCTTCAATCAGCTTAGTCTTAGCTGGCTGTATCGCAAATGGTGAAACCATTGTAGATCGTATTTATCATATCGATCGTGGTTATGAGCACATCGAAGAAAAACTACGTGGTCTTGGTGCAACGATTGAACGTTTTTCTGAAGCTTCTGAAGAAGTGTAA
- a CDS encoding patatin-like phospholipase family protein: MFMLKKILTTISVLLLSACNSMLFQPIETISQITPNQGYRAKNIIEKHQDGDLIILMLSGGGSRAAALGYGVLEQFKQTKIGTNPLKASLLDNIDLVFGVSGGSVLATYFSLEGKDVVPKFEDKFLKTDFQSQLTSQIFSFSNLPKLTSDQYGRGDLLQEQLNLALYKGKTFGYLANHRKGPFVIVSATDMSLGQKVIFTQEFFDGLCLNLSDVEVARAVASSSSVPLIFSPLTFNNNGGRCNYHPPEITKMVTAITANTQKSKNVEEMRETLASYQDSQKRPFLHLVDGGLTDNLGLSAFTDSYDLIGKEGLYKTALATKLKRIVIISVNAQNEVTSEIDQSANIPQTRDVVNTIVNVPIDRNTQTTLRRFRELADEWNKMMLKQPADKRVELHFVSIALKDLPESPLKQEVLNINTSFYLPNKDINKLKQAAQILLQNSKEYQRLLEALR; this comes from the coding sequence ATGTTTATGTTGAAGAAAATTTTAACCACAATTTCTGTTTTGCTACTCTCGGCGTGTAACTCTATGTTGTTTCAACCCATTGAAACCATTAGTCAAATTACGCCAAATCAAGGATATCGAGCAAAAAATATCATAGAAAAACATCAAGATGGCGATTTAATTATTTTGATGTTATCTGGTGGTGGAAGCCGAGCAGCTGCGCTTGGTTACGGTGTATTAGAACAATTTAAACAGACAAAAATTGGAACAAATCCATTAAAAGCGAGCTTACTAGATAATATTGATTTAGTTTTCGGTGTATCTGGTGGTTCGGTGTTAGCCACATATTTTTCATTAGAAGGAAAAGATGTCGTACCGAAATTTGAAGATAAGTTCTTGAAAACCGATTTCCAAAGCCAGCTTACCAGTCAAATTTTTTCATTTTCCAATTTACCTAAATTAACCTCTGATCAGTATGGGAGAGGCGATTTATTACAGGAGCAATTAAATCTTGCGTTATATAAAGGAAAAACCTTTGGCTATTTAGCGAATCATCGTAAAGGTCCTTTTGTCATTGTTAGCGCAACAGATATGAGCTTGGGACAAAAAGTGATATTCACGCAAGAGTTTTTTGATGGTTTATGCTTAAATTTAAGTGATGTAGAAGTCGCAAGAGCGGTGGCATCTTCAAGTTCTGTTCCGCTGATTTTTAGCCCTCTTACCTTCAATAATAACGGAGGTCGTTGTAATTACCACCCGCCTGAAATTACTAAAATGGTAACGGCAATTACAGCTAATACACAAAAATCAAAAAATGTCGAAGAAATGCGAGAAACCCTTGCCTCTTATCAAGATAGTCAAAAACGTCCTTTTCTCCATTTGGTTGATGGCGGTTTAACTGATAATCTTGGATTATCCGCATTTACTGATAGCTATGATCTCATTGGTAAAGAAGGGTTGTATAAAACGGCATTAGCTACGAAGTTAAAACGTATTGTGATTATTAGTGTGAATGCTCAAAATGAGGTAACCAGTGAAATAGATCAATCGGCAAATATTCCTCAAACAAGGGATGTGGTTAATACTATCGTGAATGTTCCTATTGATCGTAATACGCAAACTACATTACGCCGTTTTCGTGAATTAGCTGATGAATGGAATAAAATGATGTTAAAACAGCCAGCGGATAAACGAGTTGAATTACATTTTGTCAGTATTGCTTTAAAAGATTTACCTGAATCACCGTTAAAACAAGAAGTATTAAATATCAATACCTCTTTTTATTTGCCGAATAAGGATATTAATAAATTAAAACAAGCAGCTCAAATTTTGTTACAAAATTCTAAAGAATATCAGAGGTTATTAGAAGCATTGCGTTAA
- a CDS encoding YicC/YloC family endoribonuclease — protein sequence MIYSMTAFAHLEIKKEWGNAVWEIRSVNQRFLETYFRLPEQFRNLEMTLRERLRASLTRGKVECSLRIELAQNENKALVLNNEYAETVIASLKTLREIAGEGDINLVDVLRYPGVVDNQAQDLDQIGQDLLEGFEQILADFIAMRGREGANLQTLIQQRLDSIAEIAQSVQAQMPAILQWQKEKLQQRFDELNLQLDPQRLEQEMVLTAQRVDVAEELDRLQLHVKETTSILKKGGAVGRKLDFMMQELNRESNTLASKSINADVTNSAVELKVLIEQMREQIQNLE from the coding sequence ATGATTTATAGTATGACGGCATTTGCTCATTTAGAAATAAAAAAAGAGTGGGGAAATGCAGTATGGGAAATTCGTTCGGTTAATCAACGCTTTTTAGAAACCTATTTCCGCTTACCAGAACAGTTCCGCAATCTTGAAATGACCTTACGTGAACGTTTACGTGCTTCTCTTACCAGAGGAAAAGTAGAATGTAGCTTACGCATTGAATTGGCACAAAATGAAAATAAAGCTTTAGTGCTCAATAACGAATATGCGGAAACCGTAATTGCCTCATTAAAAACATTAAGAGAAATTGCCGGCGAAGGCGATATCAACTTAGTCGATGTATTACGTTATCCGGGCGTAGTGGACAATCAAGCCCAAGATTTAGATCAGATAGGGCAAGATCTCCTTGAAGGATTTGAACAGATTTTAGCGGATTTTATCGCAATGCGTGGACGTGAAGGGGCGAATTTACAAACCTTAATTCAACAACGTTTAGATAGCATTGCAGAGATCGCTCAAAGCGTTCAAGCTCAAATGCCCGCCATTCTTCAATGGCAAAAAGAGAAGTTACAACAACGTTTTGACGAGTTAAATTTACAGCTCGATCCACAACGTTTAGAACAAGAGATGGTTTTAACAGCACAACGTGTTGATGTCGCAGAAGAATTAGACCGCTTGCAACTCCACGTAAAAGAAACCACCTCTATTTTGAAAAAAGGTGGGGCTGTCGGTCGTAAATTGGATTTTATGATGCAAGAGCTTAATCGTGAATCCAATACTTTAGCCTCGAAATCGATCAATGCTGATGTCACAAATTCAGCGGTTGAGTTAAAAGTGCTTATTGAACAAATGCGTGAGCAAATTCAGAATTTAGAGTAG
- the typA gene encoding translational GTPase TypA yields the protein MQQLDTQKLRNIAIIAHVDHGKTTLVDKLLKLSGTLDTSRGDVDERVMDSNDLEKERGITILAKNTAINWNGYRINIVDTPGHADFGGEVERVLSMVDSVLLVVDAFDGPMPQTRFVTQKAFAHGLKPIVVINKVDRPGARPDWVVDQVFDLFVNLGATDEQLDFPIIYASALNGVAGLDHEDLAPNMDPLFEAIIEHVSPPDVELDAPFQMQISQLDYSKYLGVIGIGRIKRGTVKPNQPVTVIDSEGKTRNGRIGQVLGHLGLQRYEATEAYAGDIIAITGLGELNISDTLCDINNVEALPALSVDEPTVTMFFCVNTSPFAGQEGKFVTSRQILERLKKELVHNVALRVEETDDSDVFSVSGRGELHLSVLIENMRREGYELAVSRPKVIFKEIDGRKQEPFEQVTIDIEEQHQGSVMEALGIRKGEVRDMIPDGKGRTRLEYVIPSRGLIGFRNEFMTMTSGTGLIYSSFSHYDDVKPGEIGQRINGVLISNGTGKALAYSLYALQDRGKLMIDHGVEIYEGQVIGIHSRSNDLTVNALEGKKLTNMRASGKDDALTLTTPVRMTLEQALEFIDDDELVEVTPASVRVRKKLLTEVERKRASRTTTSTSTR from the coding sequence ATGCAACAATTAGATACTCAAAAATTGCGTAATATCGCAATCATTGCTCACGTTGACCACGGTAAAACGACGCTGGTTGATAAATTATTAAAACTTTCAGGCACATTAGATACCTCTCGTGGAGATGTTGATGAGCGTGTGATGGACTCAAACGATCTTGAAAAAGAGCGTGGTATTACCATTCTTGCGAAAAATACCGCGATTAACTGGAACGGCTACCGTATCAATATCGTAGATACCCCGGGGCACGCAGACTTCGGTGGTGAAGTAGAACGTGTACTTTCAATGGTGGATTCGGTATTACTCGTGGTTGATGCTTTTGACGGCCCAATGCCACAAACTCGCTTCGTAACCCAAAAAGCGTTTGCTCACGGTTTAAAACCAATCGTGGTAATCAATAAAGTAGACCGCCCGGGCGCGCGTCCTGATTGGGTAGTGGATCAAGTGTTTGATTTATTTGTAAACTTAGGCGCAACCGATGAGCAGTTAGACTTCCCAATTATTTATGCTTCAGCATTAAACGGGGTTGCCGGTTTAGATCACGAAGATTTAGCACCGAATATGGATCCGTTATTTGAAGCGATTATCGAGCACGTATCGCCACCGGATGTTGAACTTGATGCGCCGTTCCAAATGCAAATCTCACAATTAGATTACAGCAAATACTTAGGCGTTATCGGTATCGGTCGTATCAAACGTGGTACGGTAAAACCAAACCAACCTGTTACTGTAATTGATTCAGAGGGCAAAACCCGTAACGGTCGTATCGGTCAGGTGTTAGGTCATTTAGGTTTACAACGCTATGAAGCAACCGAAGCTTATGCCGGCGACATCATTGCCATTACCGGTTTAGGCGAATTAAACATTTCAGATACGCTTTGTGATATTAACAACGTAGAAGCGTTACCGGCATTATCAGTTGATGAGCCGACAGTAACGATGTTCTTCTGTGTAAACACTTCTCCGTTTGCAGGACAAGAAGGTAAATTTGTTACTTCTCGTCAAATTTTAGAGCGCTTGAAGAAAGAGCTTGTTCACAACGTAGCATTACGTGTGGAAGAAACTGATGACTCAGACGTGTTTAGCGTATCAGGTCGTGGTGAATTACACTTATCGGTGTTAATTGAAAATATGCGCCGTGAAGGTTACGAATTAGCGGTATCTCGCCCGAAAGTTATCTTCAAAGAGATTGACGGTCGCAAACAAGAACCGTTTGAGCAAGTAACCATCGATATTGAAGAACAACACCAAGGTTCTGTGATGGAAGCCTTAGGTATTCGTAAAGGCGAAGTGCGTGATATGATCCCAGACGGTAAAGGGCGTACTCGTTTAGAATATGTGATCCCTAGCCGTGGCTTAATCGGTTTCCGTAACGAATTTATGACAATGACGTCAGGTACCGGCTTAATTTACTCAAGCTTCAGCCATTATGATGATGTAAAACCGGGCGAAATTGGTCAGCGTATTAACGGCGTATTGATCTCTAACGGTACGGGTAAAGCGTTAGCCTACTCACTTTACGCATTACAAGATCGTGGTAAGTTAATGATCGATCACGGTGTTGAAATTTATGAAGGTCAGGTTATCGGTATTCACAGCCGTTCAAATGACTTAACGGTAAACGCATTAGAAGGTAAGAAATTAACCAATATGCGTGCTTCGGGTAAAGATGATGCTTTAACTTTAACAACACCGGTAAGAATGACGTTAGAACAAGCGTTAGAATTTATCGATGATGATGAATTAGTGGAAGTTACCCCAGCATCTGTACGTGTTCGTAAGAAATTACTCACTGAAGTAGAGCGTAAACGTGCAAGCCGTACCACAACCAGTACCAGCACAAGATAA
- a CDS encoding STAS domain-containing protein — protein sequence MKPQKTLQWSVLHNNESLVVELSGELTRDTLLPLWKQRASFLSTRKNQHIYWDLKAISRIDSAGFVLLTELLHFYGKQTSNHLIHVPNVVKTLADLYDLDQWLNSYLVN from the coding sequence ATGAAACCACAAAAAACATTACAATGGAGCGTATTGCATAACAATGAAAGCTTAGTGGTAGAGTTGAGTGGTGAATTAACCCGTGACACGTTGCTTCCGTTATGGAAGCAACGTGCTTCTTTTTTATCTACAAGAAAAAATCAACATATTTATTGGGATTTAAAAGCAATTTCACGGATTGATTCTGCCGGTTTTGTTCTACTGACTGAATTGTTGCATTTTTATGGAAAGCAAACCTCAAATCATCTGATTCATGTTCCGAATGTTGTGAAAACATTAGCGGATTTATATGATTTAGACCAATGGTTAAATAGCTATCTTGTAAACTAA